Genomic segment of Bacillus thuringiensis:
CAGGGCTTGCGTTTGAAATACCACCCGGATATGAAATGCAAATAAGACCACGTAGCGGAATGTCACGTAAAACAAAACTGCGAGTAGTTTTAGGAACTATTGATAGTGGATATAGAGGTGAGGTTGGCGTGATTGCAGATAATACTTCAATCGTTGAATATGCATCACAGCCAAGGTTATTAAAGGGAGCGTTTGTTGGAGATAACGACTTCAATGTTACGAAAGCGACTAAATACGAGGTAATTAAAATTAACAAAGGTGACAGAATTGCTCAAGGCGTCATAGCGCCAGTAGTAACAGCTCATTTTGAAGAAGTGGACGAGCTATCTGATTCAGAAAGAGGAAATCGGGGGTTCGGGAGTACAGGGGTAAAGTAATACAAAATTTGAATTTTGTTAAGAAATGAGGGTGTCTATATGGAAATACAACATAATAAACGATTTATATTACTCAAAGCTTTGGAATGTTTGATTGAGGAGAAACGATTTGAAATTGATGAGATTAAGGAAAGAACGGAAAGTGATTACGAAATAAGAAAACGTACAAAAGAGGCACTAGGCGGAGTGTTTTCGTTAGAGGAAGTTATTCAAAAGGATATAGAAAAGGTTAAGCGGGAAATCAAGAAAATTGAAGATATAAAACATGATATAGATGAGGGAAGAAATCGTTTGTTGTTAGTGCCTAATTATATTCAGTTGTGTTTAACAGGTAAATAAAACTAAACAAAAGCGTTATTTGATTAAAAAATTGGGGGAATGGGAAATGAACAAGGATATTCAATTTTTAAAAGAATTGCAGCAAGAATTAAAAACACAGGAAATCGATTGCCAAGCGTCACCTCGGTTTTGGGCTTTAATGGATTATAAATGGGTTGTAACTGCAGAAGGGTACCACGAAAGAACATCATTATTCTTTGTAAACGATTGTGAAGCTGTAATTGTCGATGAATACGTAAAAGAAATTATTAATGATGAAATCGAACATGAGCTTACTGAAGAACAGATTGAAGACTTAAAAGAATTGCAAGAATACGCTTCTGAATACGATCTAGTTGAGTGGATTAAAGAAAATATCGATGGAGATTGCCATTTAGTATATGAAAAGGAAGAAGCATTCATTGTTGAAAATACGATGTTCTTAACTAAAGCAGAAGCTAAGAAACATATTGAACTGAACAAACACCATTACACAAGTAAGGTCCACACATACGCTATGACGGCATGGCGGGCGCCAAAAGTGGAACGATTGTTGAATATATTAGAAACATTTGATTGGGAGTCAATTAGTACAAAATAGTTATTTGAATAGAAAAGGGGAACGGAAAATGAAAACATCTAAATTTCAGTTTAATAGAAATCCAATTCGTGTTCTTGAGTATAGTGCCATTGAACAGCCAAGTATTGATGTATTAAAGAATACACCAGCATTATGGAATGCTTCATTAGATGATGCGCTGAAATATGGTGGAGAACTTACAAAGACTGCTATTGGAGCGATGAATTTACGACATGACCGCAAATACATTGTTGTAGACACAAAAGTTCATATGTTAATGCCTGGTATGTGTCCAGCGATTCCTAATTGGCATAGTGACGGTGTTCCAAGAGGTTCGGAATTACGACCGGAAGCAAAAGCAAATCCAAATATATTCGCGCAAGAAAAAATGAGCACTAGCCGTTTTCATCTACTTGTTACAGGTGAAGGGTGCCTAACTGAATTTATCGGACAACCTGTAGAGCTAGATGTACCTGCTGAACCAAGTACAAGGCTATACGGTATGGTGAATCAGCAAGTAAGGGAAAAAGTCGCAGCAGGAGAATTAGAAGTATTCACGGCTCCTACATGTACGCCAATTGAGTTTGATTGGTTCGATATTCATCGCGGAATTGAAGCAACGAAACATGAATGGAGATATTTAATTCGAGTTACAGAAACGGATCATATGCCGCCACAGAGAGATTTACGACAAATTATTAGAACACAGCAGCAAGTATACGTTCCGACAGATTTCGGTTGGTAATTTGAACAAAATTCTTATTTTGCGAAGAGAGGTGATTAATTGATAACTCTAATTTTAATAGCTTATATAATCATCTCTTTACATTTTTCAATGGAAAATATGGCAGACAATTATTATTGGGGAACAGAACATAAAGGGATGCAGAAAAAAGAAGCGTTTATATGGGGATTCTTAACGATACCTATAGCTGTCGTAGGTTTAGTAATTTTTGCAGGTGTAGTGTTTTTGATAGGTGGTTCATTGGTATGGATTATCCAATGGATTTATGAAAACATGCCATAGATTAAATAAAAACAAAATCTTTATTTGAAAGGGAGATGGAAAGGATGATCGAGAGCAAGCATTTGTTTGAGGATGGAGAAACGGTTCGGATTAAAGAAACTGGTGAAGTAGTTACAGTTGATTATTGGTGGTATGCGAGCAACTTAGGATGGACAGTGCAATACAGCATTGTAGAGCATCCATCTACATGGTTTGCTGAACGTGAATTAGAAAAGATTTCTTAATAAAATCGTTATTTGAATAGAAAGGGAGAATGAGAGATGGATTTGAAAAAGTTACAAGAACTTAATGATCTTAGACTCACAATAGAAATGTACAACGATTTAATGGATAAATACGATGATGAAGATTTCGTTTTAGAAAACTTAGATAACATTTTAAATGTTTTTCATTCAGTGCCACGTCTGGTTGAAGAAATTACATTATTACGGGAAGAGAATCAGCAATTGCAGTATGAGTTAAAAGAAGAAAGAATTTGAACAAAAACGCTATTTTGTACTGAGTAAATGTTGATGTTTATTAAAATGATAAAGCAGCTAGCTCAATGAACTAACTGCTTTATCGTCCAACAAGAACAATACCCACAATACATTGTAACTTAAGGTTACAACTATAGTATGAGTAGAAGTAAAAATGTTATGCAACAAAGTTAAATAAAAACTTCATTTTAAACAACAAAGCAGCTAGCCGAAATAGCTAACTGCTTCGTTGTACAATTTTAGAAGTTACAATCGATACGGATATATGTTGTAACAAAAAGTTACAACTATAGTATAAACAAATAT
This window contains:
- a CDS encoding dUTP diphosphatase → MNLRTKIKRVRDVELPRYAKPGDSGFDLVAAEDVIIKPGETKVIPTGLAFEIPPGYEMQIRPRSGMSRKTKLRVVLGTIDSGYRGEVGVIADNTSIVEYASQPRLLKGAFVGDNDFNVTKATKYEVIKINKGDRIAQGVIAPVVTAHFEEVDELSDSERGNRGFGSTGVK